From Kineosporia succinea, the proteins below share one genomic window:
- a CDS encoding ABC transporter substrate-binding protein, whose protein sequence is MAAGLVAVGTLVAGCSGSSGEGSGGGGGVTTLVAYTGQSGDYQINFNPFSPTQIGGGGAIYEQLFFINKAGSGDPEPLLGTDYAWNDDGTELTVTLREGVKWTDGEAFTADDVVFSFDILTEHASLNSIGYDGTAEAADDTHVVFTFKQPAYTQAPDVLGNTYMVPEHLWKDVDPETDVMEKPVGTGPLKLGEFKAQAFTYVANEDYWGDVPAIKTVRFLSLSGNTAGADGVAAGTIDWQTGPVPNIQKVKETYPGYDALTVNQSQTALLTCANKDLGCTGPQTDPAVRRAIYHAVNRKQLNALAFQNTSSEISPTFVLTSNQKQLISSSIEQPVAPETPDVAAATSELEGAGWAKGSDGIYAKGGEKLSVTVEVVTGWTDYITAVQTMAQQLKEAGIDLKVAQSSWNEWTEKKTGGKFQLAIDSLYQGSAPDPYYVYNNFFSSTSTAKVGKTSGNNVSRYSDPDVDEAIKALRTYALDDTAARQPYLDTIETSIVEDMPYIPILTGGTTSEWNVKKFTGWPSADDLYAVPAVWSKNDFGAIIKRLKPVS, encoded by the coding sequence GTGGCAGCAGGTCTGGTGGCGGTCGGCACCCTCGTGGCCGGCTGTTCGGGCAGCAGTGGCGAGGGCAGCGGTGGGGGTGGGGGCGTCACGACGCTCGTCGCCTACACCGGCCAGTCCGGCGACTACCAGATCAACTTCAACCCGTTCTCACCGACGCAGATCGGTGGTGGCGGGGCGATCTACGAGCAGCTCTTCTTCATCAACAAGGCCGGGTCCGGTGATCCGGAACCGCTGCTGGGCACCGACTACGCCTGGAACGACGACGGCACCGAGCTCACGGTGACCCTGCGCGAGGGCGTGAAATGGACCGACGGGGAGGCCTTCACGGCCGACGACGTGGTCTTCAGCTTCGACATCCTCACCGAGCACGCGTCGCTGAACTCGATCGGTTACGACGGCACGGCCGAGGCCGCCGACGACACCCACGTCGTGTTCACGTTCAAGCAGCCGGCCTACACCCAGGCCCCGGACGTGCTGGGCAACACCTACATGGTGCCCGAGCACCTCTGGAAGGACGTCGATCCCGAGACCGACGTGATGGAGAAGCCGGTCGGCACCGGCCCTCTCAAGCTCGGCGAGTTCAAGGCGCAGGCCTTCACCTACGTCGCCAACGAGGACTACTGGGGTGACGTCCCGGCGATCAAGACCGTGCGGTTCCTGTCGCTGTCGGGCAACACGGCGGGCGCGGACGGCGTGGCGGCCGGCACCATCGACTGGCAGACCGGCCCGGTGCCGAACATCCAGAAGGTCAAGGAGACCTACCCGGGCTACGACGCGCTGACCGTCAACCAGAGCCAGACCGCGCTGCTCACCTGCGCGAACAAGGACCTGGGCTGCACCGGGCCGCAGACCGACCCGGCCGTGCGGCGCGCGATCTACCACGCGGTGAACCGGAAGCAGCTGAACGCGCTGGCCTTCCAGAACACCTCGAGCGAGATCTCGCCGACCTTCGTGCTGACGTCGAACCAGAAGCAGCTCATCTCCTCCTCGATCGAGCAGCCGGTGGCGCCGGAGACCCCGGACGTCGCGGCGGCCACCTCGGAGCTGGAAGGAGCCGGCTGGGCCAAGGGCAGTGACGGCATCTACGCCAAGGGCGGCGAGAAGCTGTCGGTGACCGTGGAGGTCGTGACCGGCTGGACCGACTACATCACCGCCGTGCAGACGATGGCCCAGCAGCTCAAGGAGGCCGGGATCGATCTGAAGGTGGCCCAGTCGTCGTGGAACGAGTGGACCGAGAAGAAGACCGGCGGCAAGTTCCAGCTGGCGATCGACTCGCTCTACCAGGGGTCGGCGCCCGACCCGTACTACGTCTACAACAACTTCTTCTCCAGCACGAGCACCGCCAAGGTCGGGAAGACGTCGGGCAACAACGTGTCCCGCTACTCCGACCCGGACGTCGACGAGGCGATCAAGGCCCTGCGCACCTACGCCCTCGACGACACCGCGGCCCGGCAGCCGTACCTGGACACGATCGAGACCTCGATCGTCGAGGACATGCCCTACATCCCGATCCTCACCGGCGGCACGACCAGCGAGTGGAACGTCAAGAAGTTCACCGGATGGCCGAGCGCGGACGACCTGTACGCCGTGCCCGCGGTCTGGTCGAAGAACGACTTCGGCGCGATCATCAAGCGCCTCAAGCCGGTCTCCTGA
- a CDS encoding AAA family ATPase: protein MRLFLLGAPCAGKTTLMAPLRRELTCPVLDMDEEILRVNHGVWPHLDRKRGQTRHLIAELSEQRDVVLAYSIIDDEDVTRLREKGWCIVLLDLPEAVMRERAAERERREGWSNIQWLPTHIQHIERLRGRDAFDAVLDATRPVEELVAGVVRLAEPSRPGPPPGPPAGSRAPGPHPAPPAAASPP from the coding sequence GTGCGGCTGTTCCTCCTCGGCGCCCCGTGCGCCGGCAAGACCACGCTCATGGCGCCCCTGCGCCGCGAGCTGACCTGCCCCGTGCTCGACATGGACGAGGAGATCCTCCGGGTCAACCACGGCGTCTGGCCGCACCTCGACCGCAAGCGCGGCCAGACCCGGCACCTCATCGCCGAGCTCTCCGAACAGCGGGACGTGGTGCTCGCCTACAGCATCATCGACGACGAGGACGTCACCCGGCTGCGCGAGAAGGGCTGGTGCATCGTCCTGCTCGACCTGCCCGAGGCGGTGATGCGCGAACGCGCCGCCGAGCGCGAGCGGCGTGAGGGATGGAGCAACATCCAGTGGCTCCCCACGCACATCCAGCACATCGAACGGCTGCGCGGGCGTGACGCGTTCGACGCCGTGCTCGACGCCACCCGGCCCGTCGAGGAACTCGTCGCCGGGGTTGTCAGGCTGGCGGAGCCGTCGAGGCCCGGGCCACCACCTGGGCCACCGGCGGGATCTCGGGCACCGGGGCCTCACCCCGCACCGCCCGCAGCAGCATCCCCGCCGTGA
- a CDS encoding alpha-galactosidase, translating into MPTAEATTTSSISRDGVAVIVRHPADGAPVVQYWGAGLGPLDAGDLAALVDADHRQTPPGTLDAAWRPSLVPAEPDGWPGRPGVQLVRDGVPLIPRWRRDSVTAGEHEIVSRIVDSAAGLRLTTRLHLEPGGLLGVRHTVTSDHSDLEVQWVEPTLPVPTRADDVLTFSGRWTREKAPRRTPLGRGSTARQTRRGRPGHDQPWLLALSDGPARNRDGEIWAVHLAWSADVTYRTDRLPDQPTLLGAGELLRAGEIRLAPGDEYSSPTAWFAWSDAGLDGIGARFHTYLRSRERHPRAPRPLVLNTWEAVYFDHDPATVARLAERAAEIGVERFVLDDGWFPARRDDTRGLGDWSVDRSVWPDGLEPLAGRVRELGMQFGLWFEPEMVSLDSDLAREHPDWLLHDPVQVPSPGGLSWRTQYVLDLARPEAYAYLLERMGALVGGLGLAFVKWDHNRDLVDARHDGRPGVHVQTVAALRLMAELKARFPGLEIESCSSGGARCDLGVLEVADRVWASDSNDAVERQDIQRWTELLLPPELIGAHAGPPTAHSSGRTVDLSFRLATSLTGSAGFEWNVLECDEAEVARLRRFAGLYRELRPLLHTGTVVHSDVRDPALRVRGVVAEDRSAGVWTVATVASMEDARPEPVRLPGLDPRRRYRVRVRDEVGTAKWGWVTPPWLTAGEVVLTGRVLERVGLQIPALWPQQALVLHVTAV; encoded by the coding sequence ATCCCCACCGCCGAGGCGACCACGACGTCCTCCATCAGCCGGGACGGGGTCGCCGTGATCGTGCGGCACCCTGCCGACGGTGCCCCGGTCGTGCAGTACTGGGGTGCCGGGCTGGGGCCGCTCGACGCGGGCGACCTCGCTGCCCTCGTCGACGCCGACCACCGCCAGACGCCACCGGGGACGCTCGACGCGGCCTGGCGCCCGAGCCTGGTGCCGGCCGAACCGGACGGCTGGCCCGGGCGACCCGGGGTGCAGCTCGTACGTGACGGCGTGCCGCTGATCCCCCGCTGGCGCCGGGACAGTGTCACGGCCGGTGAGCACGAAATCGTCAGCCGCATCGTCGATTCCGCCGCCGGCCTCCGTCTCACCACGCGCCTGCACCTGGAACCCGGCGGTTTGCTCGGGGTGCGGCACACCGTCACCAGTGACCACTCGGATCTCGAGGTCCAGTGGGTCGAGCCGACGCTGCCGGTGCCGACGCGGGCGGACGACGTGCTCACCTTCTCCGGTCGCTGGACCCGCGAGAAGGCCCCGCGGAGAACGCCCTTGGGCCGTGGGTCGACGGCCCGTCAGACCCGGCGCGGGCGGCCGGGTCACGATCAGCCCTGGCTCCTGGCGCTCTCCGACGGGCCGGCCCGCAACCGCGACGGCGAGATCTGGGCCGTGCACCTGGCCTGGAGCGCCGACGTCACCTACCGCACCGACCGGCTGCCCGACCAGCCCACGCTGCTGGGGGCCGGTGAGCTGCTGCGGGCGGGCGAGATCCGGCTCGCCCCCGGTGACGAGTACTCCTCCCCCACGGCCTGGTTCGCCTGGTCGGACGCGGGGCTCGACGGGATCGGCGCCCGCTTCCACACCTACCTGAGGTCACGGGAGAGGCATCCGCGGGCACCGCGTCCTCTCGTCCTGAACACCTGGGAGGCCGTGTACTTCGACCACGACCCGGCGACCGTGGCCCGGCTGGCCGAGCGGGCCGCGGAGATCGGCGTGGAGCGGTTCGTGCTCGACGACGGCTGGTTCCCGGCCCGGCGCGACGACACCCGGGGCCTGGGCGACTGGTCGGTGGACCGCAGCGTGTGGCCGGACGGGCTGGAGCCGCTGGCGGGGCGGGTGCGGGAGCTCGGGATGCAGTTCGGTCTGTGGTTCGAGCCCGAGATGGTCAGCCTGGACTCCGATCTCGCGCGTGAGCACCCGGACTGGTTGCTGCACGACCCGGTTCAGGTTCCCTCCCCCGGAGGCCTGTCGTGGCGGACGCAGTACGTGCTGGACCTGGCGCGTCCCGAGGCGTACGCGTACCTGCTGGAGCGGATGGGCGCCCTGGTCGGCGGCCTCGGGCTGGCGTTCGTCAAGTGGGACCACAACCGTGACCTGGTCGACGCCCGGCACGACGGCCGGCCCGGGGTGCACGTGCAGACCGTGGCGGCTCTGCGGTTGATGGCCGAGCTGAAGGCCCGTTTCCCGGGTCTGGAGATCGAGTCGTGCTCGAGCGGTGGCGCGCGCTGTGACCTGGGTGTGCTCGAGGTCGCCGACCGGGTGTGGGCCAGCGACTCGAACGACGCGGTGGAACGTCAGGACATCCAGCGCTGGACCGAGCTGCTGCTGCCGCCCGAGCTGATCGGCGCGCACGCCGGGCCGCCGACCGCGCACAGCTCGGGGCGCACCGTGGATCTGTCGTTCCGGCTGGCCACGAGTCTCACCGGCTCGGCGGGCTTCGAGTGGAACGTGCTCGAGTGCGACGAGGCCGAGGTCGCGCGGCTGCGGCGGTTCGCCGGGCTGTACCGCGAGCTGCGCCCGTTGCTGCACACGGGCACGGTGGTGCACTCCGACGTCCGGGATCCGGCGCTGCGGGTGCGGGGTGTGGTGGCCGAGGACCGGAGCGCCGGTGTGTGGACGGTGGCCACGGTCGCGTCGATGGAGGACGCGCGCCCGGAGCCGGTTCGCCTGCCCGGGCTGGACCCGCGGCGGCGTTACCGGGTGCGGGTGCGCGACGAGGTGGGCACGGCGAAGTGGGGCTGGGTCACGCCGCCGTGGCTGACGGCGGGTGAGGTGGTGCTGACCGGCCGGGTGCTCGAGCGGGTCGGGCTGCAGATCCCGGCGCTGTGGCCGCAGCAGGCGCTCGTGCTGCACGTGACGGCGGTGTAG
- a CDS encoding LacI family DNA-binding transcriptional regulator, whose protein sequence is MRSGRGPRVGMALLAMNEGGGLEPFYADLLAGLEEELDRHDGSVFLHVVPDLEAEILAYRRWRSEDLVDAVVVSDLVDNDPRQAVCAELGLPAVHIGGDPASGDWVVDYDNASAMREAVNHLTGLGHVRIAWVSGPGRYRHTQARASSFVEALAAAGGQGLRREGDYGAAAGTALTADLLDADPPPTAVVYDNDLMAVAGLREAHRRGLRVPGDLSILAWDDSANSRICHPPLSVVSRDVHELGVVTAGMLLRAVRGEAPVPEIPPVAQVVARASTAPPA, encoded by the coding sequence GTGAGGTCGGGACGCGGGCCGCGGGTCGGGATGGCGCTGCTGGCGATGAACGAGGGCGGCGGGCTCGAGCCGTTCTACGCCGATCTGCTGGCCGGGCTGGAAGAGGAGCTCGACCGGCACGACGGGTCGGTATTCCTGCACGTGGTGCCCGATCTCGAGGCCGAGATCCTGGCCTACCGGCGGTGGCGCAGCGAGGATCTGGTGGACGCGGTGGTCGTCTCCGATCTCGTCGACAACGATCCGCGGCAGGCGGTGTGCGCCGAGCTGGGCCTGCCCGCGGTGCACATCGGGGGCGATCCGGCCTCGGGCGACTGGGTGGTCGACTACGACAACGCCAGTGCCATGCGCGAGGCGGTGAACCACCTGACCGGGCTGGGGCACGTCCGCATCGCCTGGGTCTCCGGGCCGGGACGCTACCGGCACACCCAGGCGCGCGCGTCGTCCTTCGTCGAGGCCCTCGCCGCCGCCGGCGGGCAGGGCCTGCGCCGGGAGGGCGACTACGGTGCGGCCGCCGGAACCGCGCTCACCGCCGACCTGCTCGACGCCGACCCGCCGCCCACGGCCGTGGTCTACGACAACGACCTGATGGCGGTCGCGGGTCTGCGCGAGGCCCACCGGCGCGGCCTGCGGGTGCCCGGCGACCTGTCGATCCTGGCCTGGGACGACTCGGCGAACAGCCGCATCTGCCATCCGCCGCTGTCGGTGGTCAGCCGCGACGTGCACGAGCTGGGCGTGGTCACGGCGGGGATGCTGCTGCGGGCGGTGCGGGGTGAGGCCCCGGTGCCCGAGATCCCGCCGGTGGCCCAGGTGGTGGCCCGGGCCTCGACGGCTCCGCCAGCCTGA
- a CDS encoding ROK family transcriptional regulator, producing MATPTLALVLDLIRTSGPVSRVELAERAGVTPATITNTVRDLLAAGLVRETGRRPGAVGSPRRLLGLAPDAWYAVGVQLSRSTTTTVVTDFAGGQLAASRSPGAGDDPPQVTLTALAAHVEELLTTAGVPRDRVLGLGLVTHGPQDRERGMILTAQPTIAWQRFPLTSTLAELLDLPVLLENDATAAAVSERWTGSVGAESFGVVWVGGGIGGGVVLGGESFGGATANPVEIGHVPLDPAAKVCACGNRGCAEVTAGPAAVVGQAAADPRERVRLGLSGRPEDTLVDFERLAVAAADGDGRATALLRKSADRLGDAVVTLMNLFDLDTVVLSGPALVTAGPLYVEAATRAAGRGALARLLRPVRVMVSPDAEVAAAVGGALVVLRSPLVLADPLADVGRRAWPLTH from the coding sequence TTGGCGACTCCGACCCTCGCCCTCGTCCTCGACCTGATCCGGACCTCCGGCCCCGTCAGCCGGGTCGAACTGGCCGAACGGGCCGGCGTGACCCCGGCGACGATCACCAACACGGTGCGCGACCTGCTGGCCGCCGGGCTGGTGCGCGAGACCGGCCGGCGTCCCGGAGCCGTCGGCTCGCCCCGGCGTCTGCTCGGCCTGGCCCCGGACGCCTGGTACGCCGTCGGCGTGCAGCTCTCCCGCAGCACCACGACCACCGTGGTCACCGACTTCGCGGGTGGGCAGCTGGCCGCGTCCCGCTCGCCCGGGGCCGGTGACGACCCGCCCCAGGTGACGCTGACGGCGCTGGCCGCCCACGTCGAGGAGCTGCTGACGACGGCCGGCGTGCCCCGCGACCGGGTGCTCGGGCTGGGCCTGGTCACCCACGGGCCGCAGGACCGCGAGCGCGGCATGATCCTCACCGCCCAGCCCACGATCGCCTGGCAGCGTTTCCCGTTGACCTCGACCCTGGCCGAACTGCTCGACCTGCCGGTGCTTCTCGAGAACGACGCGACGGCGGCGGCGGTGAGCGAACGGTGGACGGGGTCGGTCGGCGCGGAGTCGTTCGGTGTCGTCTGGGTGGGTGGGGGCATCGGCGGCGGGGTGGTGCTGGGCGGGGAGTCGTTCGGGGGTGCGACCGCGAACCCGGTGGAGATCGGGCACGTGCCGCTGGATCCGGCGGCGAAGGTGTGCGCGTGCGGCAACCGGGGGTGCGCGGAGGTGACGGCCGGTCCGGCGGCGGTGGTCGGGCAGGCGGCGGCCGATCCGCGGGAGCGGGTGCGGCTGGGCCTGTCCGGGCGTCCGGAGGACACGCTGGTGGACTTCGAGCGGCTGGCGGTGGCCGCGGCGGACGGGGACGGGCGGGCGACGGCGCTGCTGCGAAAGTCCGCGGACCGTCTGGGAGATGCCGTGGTCACGCTGATGAACCTGTTCGACCTGGACACCGTGGTGCTGTCCGGCCCGGCGCTGGTGACGGCCGGCCCGCTGTACGTGGAGGCGGCGACCCGGGCGGCCGGACGCGGGGCGCTGGCGCGGTTGCTGCGGCCGGTGCGGGTGATGGTGTCGCCCGACGCCGAGGTCGCCGCCGCCGTGGGCGGGGCCCTGGTGGTGCTGCGCTCGCCCCTGGTCCTCGCCGACCCGCTGGCCGACGTCGGGCGGAGGGCCTGGCCCCTGACCCACTGA